The genome window CTTAGGTCagaaagaagtaaaaaaagattggtcaTTGTTTTTCAATACCCTTTTTTGGAACCTCAACTTCTGGGACAATGCCAGTACTTTAGCAGGTGAAGTTGAGCAACCTCAAAAGACATTCCCGAAAGCACTTTTCTCAGCTGGGTTGCTCACTTGTTTAGCTTACTTGGTGCCTCTTTTAGCTGCTACTGGGGCTATACCACTAGAGCAAAAGAATTGGGTTGATGGTTATTTTGCGAATGTAGCTGAAATCATTGCAGGAAAATGGTTAAAGATCTTTTTTGAAATTGGTGCAGTTTTATCAATTATTGGACTCTACGAAGCACAATTGAGCAGTTGTGTGTATCAGCTACTTGGAATGGCTGATTTAGGACTTTTTCCGCAGTGTTTCTCGGTGAGATCGAAGTGGTTTAATACACCTTGGCTGGGAATTTTGGTCTCAACTCTGATAACTGTCGCAGTTTCTTATATGGATTTTGTAGACTTAATTTCTTCAGTTAATTTCTTGTATAGTTTAGGGATGTTACTGGAATTTGCATCATTTCTTTGGTTGAGGAGAAAATTTCCAACGATCAAAAGGCCGTTTAAAGTGCCAGTGGAGTTGCCTGCTTTGATTGTGATGTGCTTGATTCCTTCTGGGTTTTTGGTCTATGTTATGTCAGTGGCTACTGGAACTGTTTATATGATGAGTTCTATACTAACTGTTTTTAGCATTGCTTGGTACTTTATGATGAAGTTCTGCAAATCCAAGAAGTGGCCTGAGGGCAATAATGCTGGAGAAAATTTGGATGAGGAGGACTTGGAGTAGGCTGATGATCATGTCTTCTGTGC of Theobroma cacao cultivar B97-61/B2 unplaced genomic scaffold, Criollo_cocoa_genome_V2, whole genome shotgun sequence contains these proteins:
- the LOC18589596 gene encoding probable polyamine transporter At3g13620; translated protein: MGDSSLCSQHLLSNQETLPTAAAAASAVASKNSKKLSIIPLIFLIYFEVSGGAYGEEAAVGAAGPLWAILGFLIFPFIWSIPEALITAELATAFPGNGGYVIWAHQAFGPFWGSLMGSWKFLSGVINVASYPVLCVDYLKLVIPLLSSGVPRYVAILLSTLLLSFLNYTGLVIVGYTAVCLGVISLLPFIILTLISIPKIDPSRWISLGQKEVKKDWSLFFNTLFWNLNFWDNASTLAGEVEQPQKTFPKALFSAGLLTCLAYLVPLLAATGAIPLEQKNWVDGYFANVAEIIAGKWLKIFFEIGAVLSIIGLYEAQLSSCVYQLLGMADLGLFPQCFSVRSKWFNTPWLGILVSTLITVAVSYMDFVDLISSVNFLYSLGMLLEFASFLWLRRKFPTIKRPFKVPVELPALIVMCLIPSGFLVYVMSVATGTVYMMSSILTVFSIAWYFMMKFCKSKKWPEGNNAGENLDEEDLE